One window from the genome of Garra rufa chromosome 1, GarRuf1.0, whole genome shotgun sequence encodes:
- the LOC141327672 gene encoding nuclear factor 7, ovary-like — protein MNIRITAASVDCVSSAPVILDPNTAHRSLLLSDDLTSVRLNFNNQPVPDNPERFDCYYCVLGSEGFNSGTHCWDVEVKQSYSWSIGVTTASNQRKRLGFFNTGVWCVWYNLFRVSPGSSFGVKQHLDRVRVNLDYDRGTVSFSDPVTNTHLHTFTTSFTHTLLPFFCNYDLSSLRILSINSQ, from the coding sequence ATGAACATCAGAATAACAGCAGCATCTGTTGATTGTGTCTCATCAGCTCCTGTCATTCTGGATCCAAACACGGCTCATCGATCTCTCCTTCTGTCTGATGATCTGACCAGTGTGAGACTCAACTTCAATAATCAACCTGTTCCtgataatccagagagatttgactGTTATTACTGTGTTCTGGGTTCAGAGGGTtttaactcaggaacacactGCTGGGATGTGGAGGTTAAACAGAGTTACAGCTGGAGTATTGGAGTAACTACAGCATCAAACCAGAGGAAGAGACTGGGTTTCTTCAACACTGGTGTCTGGTGTGTGTGGTATAATCTGTTCAGAGTGTCTCCAGGTTCTAGTTTTGGTGTTAAACAGCATCTTGATCGTGTGAGAGTGAATCTGGACTATGACAGAGGAACGGTGTCATTCTCTGATCCTGTAActaacacacatctacacacattcacaaccTCCTTCACTCACACACTCTTACCATTCTTCTGTAATTATGATTTATCTTCTCTGAGGATCTTATCGATCAATAGTCAGTAA